One genomic segment of Paenibacillus durus includes these proteins:
- a CDS encoding ketopantoate reductase family protein yields the protein MRIDIIGAGSLGLLLAGKLIFAGGRVRLWCRSEEQCAALLEDGITISYEGGRQPILVPGSEVEALPMSEFSRFYADETADWLVLTVKQGPLHQMLPELLAPLRHTELNLLCLQNGWGHMELLRELLPAAHLYAAVTTEGAKRESAVRVVHAGKGQTFIGLWGESGAVQMNQAAHLAETLALAGFSAAVSNQVETMIFRKLLINAVINPLTAVWRIPNGELLSSDLRLSMMRELYEEAVSVYDACGISYEHSLWNDILEVCRATSGNLSSMLADVLASRETEIGWINGSLVELAKQSGVDVPAHRLIIKMVEGMIVKER from the coding sequence TTGAGAATCGATATTATTGGCGCGGGCTCGCTCGGACTTCTGCTGGCGGGAAAGCTGATCTTTGCCGGAGGCAGAGTCCGGCTATGGTGCAGAAGCGAAGAGCAGTGCGCGGCGCTTTTGGAAGACGGTATTACGATAAGCTATGAGGGCGGACGGCAGCCGATCCTGGTTCCAGGCAGCGAGGTTGAAGCACTGCCTATGAGCGAGTTCTCACGGTTCTATGCGGATGAGACCGCAGACTGGCTCGTGCTGACGGTCAAACAAGGGCCGCTGCACCAGATGCTACCGGAACTCCTTGCTCCTCTTCGGCATACTGAATTGAATCTTCTGTGTCTTCAGAACGGCTGGGGGCATATGGAGCTGCTGCGGGAGCTGCTGCCTGCGGCCCATCTGTATGCGGCCGTAACAACGGAGGGCGCGAAGCGGGAGTCTGCGGTCCGGGTCGTTCACGCCGGGAAGGGACAGACCTTCATCGGTTTGTGGGGCGAGAGCGGAGCCGTTCAAATGAATCAGGCCGCTCATTTGGCAGAGACGCTGGCGCTAGCAGGATTTTCCGCAGCTGTGTCGAATCAAGTGGAAACTATGATTTTTCGGAAGCTTCTGATTAATGCCGTAATTAATCCGCTGACTGCCGTATGGCGTATTCCGAACGGTGAACTGCTGTCTTCAGATCTGCGCCTAAGCATGATGAGGGAGCTTTACGAGGAAGCGGTTTCCGTCTATGACGCCTGCGGTATTTCCTACGAACACAGCTTATGGAATGACATACTTGAGGTATGCCGTGCGACATCCGGCAATCTGTCCTCCATGCTGGCTGACGTTCTGGCTTCCAGGGAAACGGAAATCGGCTGGATTAACGGCAGTCTGGTTGAATTGGCGAAACAGTCGGGCGTAGATGTGCCCGCGCACCGATTGATAATCAAGATGGTGGAGGGCATGATTGTAAAGGAGAGGTGA
- a CDS encoding RsfA family transcriptional regulator yields MTAIRQDAWSEEDDLILAEVTLRHIREGSTQLAAFEEVGERIGRTSAACGFRWNSSVRKSYEEAISIAKGQRQKRSYLKKQNSSRGAQVAGFIIGDGDEVYGSEGAENSLSIDAVIRFLRQWKGTYQEAGRQLKMLERDLRDKEEELSELRAENERLSKEVNTAQSDYRVVNDDYKALIQIMDRARRLAFLSEEEEEIKNRFKMDANGNLERIE; encoded by the coding sequence ATGACAGCCATTAGACAGGATGCCTGGAGCGAGGAAGACGATCTCATTTTGGCGGAGGTTACACTGCGTCATATCCGGGAAGGCAGTACACAACTGGCCGCATTTGAAGAAGTGGGCGAAAGAATCGGCAGGACATCGGCGGCCTGCGGATTTCGCTGGAACAGCAGTGTTCGCAAAAGCTACGAGGAAGCGATATCTATTGCGAAAGGCCAGCGGCAGAAAAGAAGCTATCTGAAAAAACAAAACTCGTCCAGAGGCGCTCAGGTAGCCGGCTTCATTATCGGTGACGGTGATGAGGTTTACGGAAGTGAAGGAGCCGAGAACTCCTTGTCCATCGATGCCGTTATCCGGTTTCTGAGACAGTGGAAGGGTACTTATCAGGAAGCGGGCCGTCAGCTAAAAATGCTGGAAAGGGATCTTCGCGATAAGGAGGAGGAGCTGTCCGAACTTCGAGCCGAGAATGAGAGATTGTCCAAAGAAGTGAATACCGCTCAAAGCGATTATCGAGTGGTTAACGATGACTACAAGGCGCTTATTCAGATTATGGATCGCGCCCGCAGGCTCGCATTCTTAAGCGAAGAGGAAGAGGAGATCAAGAACCGCTTCAAGATGGACGCTAACGGAAACCTGGAAAGAATCGAATGA
- a CDS encoding DUF2626 family protein, translated as MARMFRVLGFFTLTIGLMAFAGDMVEMALLFFLQTAFFVIMGYMKFTEKTYILLFWGYMIVTFTGFSYWTIFEMGLPL; from the coding sequence GTGGCTCGGATGTTTCGGGTACTGGGATTTTTCACGCTGACAATCGGTCTGATGGCTTTTGCTGGAGATATGGTCGAAATGGCGCTGCTGTTCTTTTTACAGACCGCATTTTTCGTGATTATGGGGTATATGAAGTTCACCGAGAAAACCTATATCCTGCTGTTCTGGGGCTATATGATCGTCACTTTTACAGGCTTCAGCTATTGGACGATCTTTGAGATGGGCCTTCCCCTGTGA
- a CDS encoding extracellular solute-binding protein, with the protein MLKRKNYWLLFAILLLSLTSLSPSMDLNQTDDPPVLNEDQSQSQSSSLRQKGEPAHLRISVSLSNKEFRELQKISGHYALSTGVTVELSNLGEAAGEDALMNELTIGNRPDIVMTEAHHIKELAQQGFLLPVDVYRSSPGGTPLPPLQPLLQWNGYVWGMPLDIDPYVFVYSLKVMGELGVEALPRTLDQWTRLLEQSFKKPNTYVLAMDAGSAYGVSAFLESVSSSLYPGSRDALDWIGQARSSIYLTDGQDDSVWNMLREGKIAAAVLPLSEWQESGGGDLAAEAPWLGDAVGEETLYSRTFSLSAQTRSPKAAADWLSYITSARSQLDWLAGTGRLPAAEEAYRGGLPGGDSLPFDAGSLLMGGGGLAGEPQADWSEITSAAGLLLTGKLDAAGYIKALSYSPEEEDNGL; encoded by the coding sequence ATGCTGAAACGCAAAAACTACTGGCTGCTGTTTGCAATTTTATTGCTGTCGCTGACGAGCTTGTCTCCCAGTATGGACCTGAACCAAACGGATGATCCTCCTGTCTTGAATGAAGATCAATCGCAATCCCAGAGCTCCTCCCTCCGGCAAAAGGGCGAGCCAGCCCATCTTCGGATATCGGTGTCGCTAAGCAACAAGGAGTTCCGCGAACTGCAAAAAATTAGCGGCCATTACGCATTATCTACCGGAGTAACGGTAGAGCTGAGCAATCTAGGAGAAGCAGCCGGAGAGGATGCTTTGATGAATGAGCTGACGATCGGGAACAGACCCGATATTGTGATGACAGAAGCGCATCATATCAAGGAACTGGCGCAGCAGGGGTTTTTGCTGCCCGTTGACGTATACCGGAGCTCGCCCGGGGGGACGCCGTTACCCCCGCTGCAGCCGCTGCTGCAATGGAACGGTTATGTCTGGGGCATGCCGCTGGATATTGATCCGTATGTCTTTGTCTATTCGCTAAAGGTGATGGGGGAGCTCGGAGTAGAGGCGCTGCCGAGAACTCTTGATCAGTGGACCCGGCTGCTGGAACAAAGCTTCAAGAAACCCAATACATACGTGCTGGCGATGGATGCGGGCAGCGCTTATGGTGTGTCCGCCTTTCTGGAAAGCGTGAGCAGCTCTCTGTATCCCGGGAGCCGAGATGCGCTTGACTGGATCGGGCAGGCGCGCAGCTCCATCTATCTGACGGACGGGCAGGACGATAGTGTCTGGAATATGCTTCGGGAGGGGAAGATAGCCGCAGCGGTGCTTCCGCTTTCTGAGTGGCAGGAGAGTGGGGGCGGCGATCTGGCAGCGGAGGCGCCGTGGTTAGGAGACGCTGTCGGAGAAGAAACGCTGTACAGCCGCACCTTCTCCCTCTCCGCTCAGACCCGAAGTCCGAAGGCGGCGGCCGACTGGCTGTCATATATAACATCGGCGAGATCGCAGCTGGATTGGCTGGCTGGCACCGGGCGGCTGCCGGCGGCGGAAGAAGCGTACCGGGGCGGGCTGCCGGGCGGAGACAGTCTTCCATTTGACGCTGGCAGCCTGCTGATGGGTGGAGGAGGCCTTGCCGGAGAGCCCCAGGCCGATTGGAGCGAAATAACGTCAGCGGCGGGTTTGCTGCTGACAGGCAAGCTGGATGCGGCGGGATATATCAAAGCGCTCTCGTATTCACCTGAGGAAGAGGATAATGGGCTCTAA
- a CDS encoding PhoH family protein codes for MKKIFVLDTNVLLHDPNSIFSFKENEVIIPAVVLEEIDNKKRNADEIGRNARTVSRLLDGLRERGHLHSGVELEHGGKLKVELNHRSFIKVQEMFGEVSTDNRILAVALNYLQEESEKVDPRPVVLVSKDVLVRIKADVLGITPEDYLSDRTGDLNELYAGYQTLPVHPALIDEYYSNRSLSVKQLQLSYPLYPHEFIILKDEIGSGKSALLKVSSDGSRLEPLYLGNDPVWGISARNAQQRMALELLLNEEIPLVTITGKAGTGKTLLALAAGLFKVEDEHKYKKLLIARPVVPMGKDIGYLPGEKDEKLRPWMQPIYDNLEFLFDTKKAGDIDKILMGLGSIQVEALTYIRGRSIPGQFIIIDEAQNLSRHEVKTIVSRAGEGSKVILMGDPEQIDHPYLDAASNGLSYIVEKFKQQGISGHITLEKGERSRLAQLAADLL; via the coding sequence ATGAAAAAGATCTTTGTACTGGATACCAATGTACTGCTTCACGACCCCAATTCGATTTTTTCGTTTAAAGAGAATGAAGTCATCATTCCCGCTGTGGTGCTGGAAGAGATCGATAATAAGAAACGGAACGCCGATGAAATCGGACGCAATGCCCGAACGGTGTCCCGCCTGCTCGACGGACTTCGCGAGCGTGGTCATCTGCACAGCGGCGTGGAGCTTGAGCACGGGGGCAAGTTGAAGGTCGAACTGAATCACCGCAGCTTCATCAAGGTGCAGGAGATGTTCGGCGAGGTATCCACTGACAATCGGATTTTGGCTGTGGCGCTTAATTATTTGCAAGAGGAGAGCGAGAAGGTCGATCCCCGGCCCGTCGTGCTCGTAAGCAAGGATGTTCTGGTCCGTATCAAGGCCGATGTGCTCGGCATTACACCGGAGGACTATTTATCCGACCGCACAGGCGACTTGAATGAACTGTACGCCGGGTACCAGACACTGCCTGTTCACCCGGCGCTGATCGACGAGTATTACAGCAACCGCTCCCTTTCGGTCAAGCAGCTGCAGTTGTCCTATCCGCTGTATCCCCATGAATTCATTATCCTGAAGGATGAGATCGGCAGCGGCAAATCGGCACTGCTCAAGGTAAGCAGCGACGGCAGCCGTCTGGAGCCGCTCTATCTCGGCAACGATCCTGTATGGGGAATCAGCGCCCGCAATGCGCAGCAGCGGATGGCGCTTGAACTGCTGCTTAACGAAGAAATTCCGCTTGTCACCATCACCGGCAAAGCGGGAACGGGCAAGACGCTCCTGGCGCTTGCCGCCGGCCTGTTCAAGGTTGAGGATGAGCATAAATACAAGAAGCTCCTGATCGCCCGGCCTGTCGTTCCGATGGGCAAGGATATCGGTTATCTGCCTGGTGAAAAAGATGAAAAGCTCCGGCCGTGGATGCAGCCGATATACGATAATCTGGAGTTCCTGTTCGATACGAAGAAAGCCGGCGACATCGACAAAATTCTGATGGGTCTCGGAAGCATTCAGGTTGAGGCGCTGACCTATATCCGCGGCCGCTCCATCCCGGGACAATTCATCATCATCGATGAAGCGCAAAATCTGTCGCGCCACGAAGTAAAGACGATCGTCTCCAGAGCGGGCGAGGGCAGTAAGGTTATTCTGATGGGCGACCCTGAGCAGATCGACCATCCTTATCTCGATGCCGCAAGCAATGGGCTCAGCTATATTGTCGAAAAGTTCAAACAGCAGGGCATAAGCGGTCACATTACGCTGGAAAAAGGAGAACGTTCCCGTCTGGCTCAACTGGCTGCCGATTTGCTGTAG
- a CDS encoding YhcN/YlaJ family sporulation lipoprotein, with protein sequence MRKSICLLLVLLLLLTSCGMAKKGSSPSPQDKQSAMHGVNYGDRGVRPLANDGTAVVSPRDTELKDHLEQLAKRVPGVKGAHCVVMGNTAVVGIDVDGSLSRSRVGTVKYSVAEAFRKDHRGINALVTADIDLASRIAELSRHFRQGRPISGFAAEMADIIGRIIPQAPEDTTPRGQH encoded by the coding sequence ATGAGAAAATCAATTTGTCTGTTGCTGGTCCTTCTACTGCTGCTGACAAGCTGCGGTATGGCTAAAAAAGGATCATCACCCTCTCCTCAGGATAAACAATCGGCAATGCATGGCGTGAATTACGGGGACCGCGGGGTAAGACCGCTAGCCAATGATGGAACGGCTGTTGTCTCCCCAAGAGACACCGAGCTTAAAGATCATCTGGAACAGCTGGCCAAAAGAGTGCCTGGCGTCAAAGGAGCGCACTGCGTCGTAATGGGCAACACCGCGGTTGTCGGCATCGACGTGGACGGGTCGCTCAGCCGCTCCAGAGTGGGAACAGTGAAATACTCGGTCGCCGAGGCTTTTCGCAAAGACCACAGAGGCATTAACGCGCTCGTGACCGCGGATATCGACTTGGCTTCACGAATTGCCGAGCTGAGCCGCCACTTCCGCCAAGGCCGCCCTATCTCCGGCTTTGCCGCCGAGATGGCCGATATCATCGGCCGGATCATTCCTCAGGCTCCCGAAGATACAACACCCCGAGGCCAGCATTAA
- a CDS encoding pyridoxamine 5'-phosphate oxidase family protein, with translation MSESAAQLTESLLKLLQNETFVLLNTVDAESGGPTSTVISWVYALDSSTLRLAIDHRSRLVRNMKDNPLVTLTVFGEETVHAINGSAVVKIDPLPDVPFEICCFDVQISAVRNALFYGAQLESAPKYAKAYDQRAAEKLDGQVFAAMQKA, from the coding sequence ATGTCCGAATCCGCTGCCCAGCTTACCGAATCCCTGCTGAAGTTGCTGCAGAACGAAACATTTGTGCTGCTTAATACCGTTGATGCGGAAAGCGGCGGCCCTACGTCTACGGTTATTTCGTGGGTCTATGCGTTGGATTCTTCCACGCTCAGACTGGCGATTGATCACCGTTCGAGGCTGGTCAGAAATATGAAGGATAATCCCCTGGTAACCCTGACTGTCTTTGGGGAAGAAACGGTTCATGCTATTAATGGCAGCGCCGTCGTTAAGATTGATCCGCTTCCGGATGTTCCGTTCGAGATATGCTGCTTCGATGTGCAAATCTCGGCGGTGCGAAATGCGCTTTTTTATGGCGCGCAGTTGGAATCCGCTCCAAAATATGCCAAGGCATACGATCAGCGTGCGGCGGAGAAGCTGGATGGACAAGTATTTGCCGCAATGCAAAAAGCCTAG